A window of the Vanessa cardui chromosome 12, ilVanCard2.1, whole genome shotgun sequence genome harbors these coding sequences:
- the LOC124533980 gene encoding putative inorganic phosphate cotransporter has translation MKVKDNEPSSQINVVDGDSDFKVSGWGYRHQQCLILFFCLTTAYSMRACMGVALVAMVNPNVDTESLVTNQSLLEINGNGSSLNPFNDNNPSMDDVKAGGFLHSLLLIPPYPKFDWKKKTQDYVLSSFFMGYMLLQIPAGQLAHFFGARYLLTSALLINCVMSFCLPWASFYGGWILTSIFRMIQGLSQACVIPGMHTMFGKWTTLEERGRLAGLAYGGQALGAVLGLPITGFIASSPLGWPGIFRFYGILSGIVGGVIWALGANSPAEHPKISVAERKYIEESIGHTGMNKKKLKVPWGSILRSRGLYAIVIAHVGQTWGQLTLYSEVPAYMDKVMGVNIKANGVLTALPFLMMWFANFFFSWFTDMLIVKKILSVRNTRKLANSLGSVPAAIGLIALAYAPKNIYVVEIILILICAFKISCHVGFQINHIDISSNFSGTMMSISNFVSNSFGVLAPVVAGSILTDVTNPILWRKVFFVSAGLYFFTNLMYVILCTAEKAEWDNPPEDDKDVEDSKELEPMVSEKNTNLTNGET, from the exons atgaaaGTTAAGGATAATGAACCTAGTTCACAAATTAATGTTGTGGATGGTGACAGTGACTTTAAAG TTTCAGGATGGGGTTATAGGCATCAACAAtgcttaattttattcttttgctTAACAACTGCATACAGTATGAGAGCTTGTATGGGCGTGGCTTTGGTGGCCATGGTGAATCCAAATGTAGATACAGAATCATTAGTAACAAATCAATCATTATTAGAAATTAATGGGAATGGAAGTAGTTTAAATCCTTTTAATGACAATAATCCTTCAATGGATGATGTGAAAGCTGGAGGATTTCTTCATTCACTTCTCTTGATACCGCCT TATCCCAAATTTGATTGGAAGAAGAAGACACAGGACTATGTTCTATCTTCCTTCTTTATGGGTTACATGCTGCTGCAAATACCTGCAGGACAATTGGCTCATTTTTTTGGAGCTAGATATTTACTCACTAGTGCTCTCTTAATTAACTGTGTAATGTCTTTCTGCTTACCTTGGGCTTCATTCTAC GGAGGATGGATATTGACATCTATATTCAGAATGATTCAAGGGTTGAGTCAGGCCTGTGTAATACCGGGCATGCATACAATGTTCGGAAAATGGACTACATTAGAAGAAAGGGGGCGACTTGCTGGATTAGCGTATGGAG gTCAAGCTCTCGGTGCGGTATTAGGATTACCGATAACAGGATTCATTGCATCATCGCCATTGGGATGGCCAGGAATCTTTCGGTTCTATGGAATCCTCTCAGGAATAGTTGGTGGTGTAATCTGGGCCCTAGGAGCTAACAGCCCTGCGGAACACCCCAAAATATCAGTGGCTGAACGGAAATATATTGAAGAGAGCATAGGGCATACTGGAATGAATAAAAAG aaacttAAAGTGCCGTGGGGTTCAATTCTTCGATCACGAGGATTGTATGCGATAGTGATTGCACACGTGGGTCAAACCTGGGGTCAACTCACACTGTATTCCGAAGTTCCTGCGTATATGGATAAAGTTATGGGAGTGAACATAAAAGCT AATGGTGTCCTGACAGCTTTACCATTCCTCATGATGTGGTTTGCAAATTTCTTCTTCAGCTGGTTTACTGATATGCTCATCGTGAAGAAAATTCTCAGCGTTAGGAATACGAGAAAATTAGCTAATAGCTTAG gaAGCGTACCGGCTGCGATAGGACTTATTGCTTTGGCATATGCTCCTAAGAATATTTACGTGGtggaaattatattaatactgaTCTGCGCTTTTAAAATTTCATGTCACGTCGGTTTTCAG ATCAATCACATCGATATATCAAGTAACTTCTCTGGGACTATGATGAGCATCAGTAACTTCGTATCCAATTCTTTCGGTGTCCTCGCACCAGTTGTGGCTGGCTCTATCTTAACAGACGTG ACTAACCCAATCCTGTGGCGAAAAGTATTCTTCGTATCAGCTGGTCTGTACTTCTTTACTAATCTAATGTATGTGATCCTCTGTACTGCTGAGAAGGCTGAATGGGATAATCCTCCAGAAGACGATAAAGATGTAGAAGACTCGAAAGAACTGGAACCCATGGTCAGCGAAAAGAATACAAATCTTACGAATGGGGAAACATAG